CGGCAGCACGACGCCCTGCTCGCCCTGGATCGGCTCCAGCAGCACCGCGACGGTGTTCTCGTCGATCGCGGCGGTCAGCGCGTCCAGGTCGCCGTAGGGCACCACGGTGAAGCCCGGCGTGTACGGCCCGAAGTCGGCGCGGGCGTCCTCGTCGGTGGAGAAGCTGACGATGGTGGTGGTCCGGCCGTGGAAGTTGCCCTCCATCACCACGATGTTCGCCTGGCCCGGGGCGACGCCCTTGACCTGGTAGCCCCACTTGCGGGCGACCTTGATGCCGGTCTCCACCGCCTCGGCGCCGGTGTTCATCGGCAGGACCAGGTCCTTGCCGCACAGCTCCGCCAGCTCCTTGCAGAAGTCGGCGAACTGGTCGTGGATGAACGCCCGGCTGGTCAGGGTCAGCTTGTCGAGCTGCGCGTGCGCGGCCTCGATCAGCTTGGGGTGCCGGTGGCCGAAGTTCAGCGCCGAGTAGCCGGCCAGGCAGTCCAGGTAACGCCGACCGTCCACGTCGGTCAGCCAGGCGCCCTCGGCGGAGGAGATCACCACCGGCAGCGGGTGGTAGTTGTGCGCGGTGTGGCGCTCGGCGTCGCGTACCGCCCCCGGCGTCCGCAGCATGTCGTCCACGATCACTTGCTTGCCTTTCCCTGACGGAGTCGCAGCGTGCAGCACTTCGGTCCGCCGCCGGCCTTGCGCAGCTCGGACAGGTCGATGCCGATGGTCTCGTAGCCCCGGTCGCGCAGCTTGGCCGCCAGGTCGGTGGCCTGCGCGGGCAGCACCACGTGCTTCCCGTCGCTGACCGCGTTCAGGCCCAGCACCTCGGCGTCGGCCATGGTGGCGTGGATCGCGTCCGGGAAGAGCCGGCGCAGCACCGCCCGGCTGCCGGGCGAGAACGCCTCCGGCAGGTACGCCACGGTCCGCTCGTCGAGCACGGTCAGCGCGGTGTCCAGGTGGTAGAAGCGCGGGTCGACCAGCTGCATGGTGATCACCGGGTAACCGAAGACCTCCTGGAGCTGGGCGTGCGAGGCGTGCGCGGTGCGGAAGCCGGTGCCGGCGAGCAGGTGGTCACCGACCAGCAGGACGTCGCCCTCGCCCTCGTTGATGTGCTTCGGGTCGTACATCTCGAAGCCGGCGGCCTCGAACCAGGCCCGGAAGGCGGGCGCCTCGTCGGCGCGCTGCGGGTCGCGGAACTGCACCGCCATGGCCTTGCCGTCGATCACCGTGCCGCCGTTGGCGGCGAAGACCATGTCCGGCAGGCCGGCGACCGGGTCGACCAGCTCGACCTCGTGGCCCAGGTCCAGGTACGTCTGGCGCAGCTGCTCCCACTGCCGGATCGCCAGGTCGGCGTCGACCGGGGCGGTCGGGTCCATCCACGGGTTGATCGCGTAGTCGACGGCGAAGTACGTCGGCCGGCACATCAGAAAACGCTGCCTGGTGGCGTCCATCGTCATTGTCCTGCTCCCAGCGGTCGGGCGCGCCCCGGCCACCGTGGCCCACGGGCTGGCGCCGTTGGTCAACGGTATGCGCCCCGGGCCGACGACATCCACCGCCGGAACTTGCGTAGGACGCGCAATCGTTGCGTCTAACCCCCGCCCGTCGGCGATTCATTGCGCAGACGCTCGGCAACCCCGGCGGGCAGTTGATCATGCAGCGGCGGGGCCGGTTCGGAGGCATTGACGGAGCTTGTCCGCAACCCCGACCGGCGGGGTGGAGACACACTTCGGGGGCGGCGAACCGCCGCCCCCGAAAGAGGTGTTGCCCGGCCGGTGAACCACCGGAGCTGGTCGGGCGTGCCGGCGATGCGCCGGCGAGTGGAAAGATGCCCCTCAGAACAGGCCGGCAAACTGTGAGTCGAGCCACTCGCGCAGTCGGCCCACCCAGTCGCCGTCCGTCGTCGGCCAGTCGAACTGACCGGTCAGCGCCACGATGCCGAGCACCACGGCGGCCAGTCCGACGACGATGCCGATCAGGGCGTCCAGCTTGCCGGCCACGTGCCGGCGGCGGGTGGCGATCAGACCCAGCACCGCGAGGACCGCGCCGACCGCGCCGAGCCCCACGCCGTACCCGGCGAGGGTGCCGGTGAGCACGAAGAGCGCGCCGACCACCGAGACGATCAGGCCGAGCGTCGCCAGCAGGCTGGCCCGGGGCTTCGGACCGACCACGGCCGGCGCGACGGGCCGGTCGAGGTCCCGCTGCACCGGCTGTTCGAGGGTGGCGTCCCGGTCGGTCCGGTGCCCGTCCAGGTCGACGGTGCGCTCCAGGGTGGGCTCCGGGTCGGTGCGCCGCACGGTGTCCGGCGCCATCGGTCGCCCGGTCGCGGCACGCGCGGTCGCCGCCCGGTCGGCCGCCCGTCGCTCCGCCTCCGAGACGCGACCGCCGTCGGCCGGGGTGGTGCTGCTGCGGTAGGTCGTGCCGTCGTCGTCGCGTTCGGCGACCGCCGGACGCCCCGGGTCGTCCACCCGGTCGGTCGCCGGGACGTGGTCCCGCCCGTCGACCCGGCCGTCGCCGTTCACGTCGCTGTCGCGTGCCGGTCCGTTCCGGCGGGACAGAATCTTCACTTCACACCTCCTGGTCAAGGGCGTGGAGGCCGCGAACGCGGAGGACAGCCACGCATGACGTACCGGGGAGGTACCCCCGCGGACCGGCAGCGACACCCGTCGACGACCGGCGGCTTGCGTTACCGGCCGCGCCGCCCGTCGGGCTACCGTTGCCGGCGTGCCAGAGGGACACACCATCCACCGCCTGGCGGCCCGGCACGCCGAGCTCTTCGTCGGCGACAAGGTGCACGCCGCCAGCCCGCAGGGCCGCTTCGCCGAGGGCGCGGCCCGGCTCACCGGCACCGTCCTGGACGGCACCGAGGCGTACGGCAAGCATCTGCTGCACCACTACGCCGGCGAGCTGACCCTGCACGTCCACCTCGGGCTCTACGGGCGGTTCACCGACGGCCCCGGCGAGCCGCCCCCGCCGGTCGGGCAGGTGCGGCTGCGGTTGACGAGTGACCGGCACTGGCTGGACCTGCGCGGGCCGACCGCCTGTGAGCTGCTCACCCCGCCCGAGGTGGCGGCGCTGCGCGACCGGCTCGGCCCGGACCCGCTGCGCGCCGACGCCGACCCGGACCGGGCGTACGCCCGGATCTCCCGCAGCCCGACGCCGCTCGCGGCGCTCCTGCTCGACCAGTCCGTGGTGGCCGGCACCGGGCTGATCTTCGTGACCGAGGCGCTGTTCCGGGCCGGCCTGCCGCCGCTGCTGCCCGGCCGTGAGCTGACCCCCGCAGGCTGGCGGGAACTCTGGGCCGACCTGGTCGCGCTGATGACCCTCGCCGTCGAGCGGGGCCGGATCGACACCGTGCGGGACGCCCACCTGCCCGAGGCGACCGGCCGCCCGGCCCGCGTCGACCGGCACGGCGGCGAGGTGTACGTCTACCGCCGCCCCGGCGCGCCCTGCCACGTCTGCGGCACCGAGGTCAGTCGGGGCGAGCTGGCCGGCCGCAACCTCTACTGGTGCCCCACCTGCCAACGCGGGTGAGGACGCGCACCGCCGGTTGCCCGGTCAGTCGTCGAGGAGCCAGCGGACGACCTCGACCTGGCGGGGGAAGACGTCGTCGCCGCCGATGCTCCAGGCCAGCGTCTGCGCGACCGTCCAACCCCGGACCCGTTCCCGGTCGAGCCCCAGCTCGGCGCAGAGCCGGTCCAGCCGGTGCCGCACCGCGGCCGGTGAGTGGCCCAGCTCCGCGCCGCGCACCATCGGGACCGGCGCGAACTCCCGCTCACCCACCAGCGGCTTCGGGTCGATGACCAGCCACGGCTCCCGGGTCGCCCGGAGCACGTTGCCGGCGTGCAGATCCTGGTTGACCAGCACCTGCTCGCCCTGGCTCGGCACCAGGTCGGCGAGGAGCCCGAGCGCCGCGTCGAGCAGTCGCCGCTCGTACGGGCGGCCGACCCGTTCCCAGTTGACCGGCATCCGTTCCGCCCACCCGGCCGCTTCCTCGGCGAGCGAGGTGAACGGCGGGCCGGCCGGCACCCCGAGCCGGGGCAGCAGCTCCACCACCGCGTCGAGCGCCTCATCGGCCGGCACCCGGTGCAGCGGGGTACCGGGCACGCACCGCTCGACCAGCAGCGCCCGCCGCTCCGGGGCGTGGTCGAGCAGCCGGATCGCGCCCCGGCCCGCCCAGTGCGCCAACGCCGTCGCCTCGTGCATGCTGTCGTCGTCCGGGAACTGGAGCTTCAGCACCGCCGGGGTGCCGTCCGGCAGCTCCGCCGGCATCGCCAGTGACGCGAACGCGTACGGGTAGGGCCGGCCCACCCGCAGCCCCCAGCGGTCCACGCAGGCGGCCAGCCGCTCCGGCAGCACCGCCAACCAGTCCCGCCCGGCCGGCACCCGCTCGACCCAGCGCAGCCCGTCCGGAATCTCCAGCTCCGTCGCCATCCGACCATTCTGGACGAAGCCCGGCCGCCGCGTACCACCGACTCCGGAGCGACCGCGCCGGCCGGTGGCGCGCGGGGGAGCGGTCAGCGCAGTCGGCGGATGTCGCCGTACGCGCGGTAGAAGCCGCCGCGGCCGGACTCGCGGACCTCGGTGACCAGGTAGCGCGCGCCCGGCTCCCGGATGCCCTTGGGGAACTGCACCGACCAGTCCCGGTGGTAGCCGGAGGAGAGCACGTGGATGCGGAGCCGGCCGCCGTCGTCGACGCACTGCACCACCACGCCGTCGGAGTCGTCGGTGGTCACCTCGACCGTGGACCAGGCCGCCGGCTCGGGCAGCCGGACCGGCGCCTTGACGTCGACGACCTCCGGCACGCTGCCCGCCTCGGCCGCCCGGATCGCCGGCTCGCTGGCGTCGATGCAGGCCAGGTGGCCGCTGGTGGTCACCACGTAGAGGCGCTCGTCGTGGTATTGCATGGAGTAGGCCGAGCCGCAGCCGGTGCCGAGCTTCCAGAGCCGGGTGCCGGCCTGGTCGAAGCAGTAGATCGAGGACTGGCTGTCGCCGGCGAAGACGTACCGGCCCTCCTCGGCGGTGGCGCAGGAGAAGACCGGGGCGTCGCAGCGGTACGTCCGCTCGGCGCGCCCGTCCTTGCGCAGCCGCACCACCTCCCGCGTGCCGGTGCCCGCGAAGACGGCCGTCCGCTCCTGCCAGCCGAAGAGCACCGATCCGGTGGGGGTGTGCCACAGCTCCCGCCCGGTGCGCCAGTCGTAGCCGGTGACGCCCTGGGAGTGGCCGTGGTAGAGCGCGTCGGTGTCGCAACGGACCATCCACGCGGACCGGCCACGCCCCGCCCGCCGCCAGAGGAACTCGTCCTCGTGGTCGATCGCGGCGATGCCGCCGTCGGCGTCGGAGACGCCCAGCACCCCGTCGTGGATGTCCAGCCAGTAGATGTCGATCTCCGGCGCGATCGCGTACGCCGCCCGGGGCACCTTGCCGGAGAGGTCGTAGACGTTGCCGTCGTCGCAGCCGGCATAGATCCAGGCGTCGTCGGCCACGATGCACTTCACCCCGTCGGGGAGCCGGACCTGGTTCAGCACCCGCGCGTCGTGGCCCAGCGTGGTGATCACCCCGTGCTCGTTGCCCACCATGCAGCTCTGCCCGTCGACGAAGATGCCGAACGCGGGCGCGCCCGACGCGTACCGCCAGAGGACCGGAGCGGTGCGGGCGGTGGAGCGGGTGCTGACGATCTGCCGGCGGGAGACCGTGCGCTTCTGGCGTACGCCGGGGGTCGCCGGGGCGTACCCCTTGCGGATCTTCTCGCCGATCTTCTTCGCGGCGGCGGCCCGGGCCCGGGTGTTGTCGGGGTAGCTCGCGGTCTTGACCTGACCCTGGTCGCCGATCCGGCCGTAGCGCACGGTCATCGCGGTGTTGTCCACCACCACCTCGTAGAACTTGTGCGCACCGTCCACTTCGGACAGTTCGAGATAGGTCGTCTCCTGCGACATGGGGATGCCTCCGAGGGGGAATCAACGCCGGACCCGGCACTGCGCCAACACCCCGAACCTAACCGCGCCCCCCGACAAGATCGGGTCCCCGCTGACCGCTCCTAGCGGCGGTCGAGGGCGTCGACGGCCTTGCGGGCGGCGATCAGCACCGGATCCCAGACCGGCGCGTACGGCGGGGCGTAGCCGAGATCCAGCGAGGTCATCTCGTCCACCGTCATGCCGTTCCACAGCGCCACCGCGAGGGTGTCGATCCGCTTGGCCGCCTCGGACCAGCCGACGATCTGCGCCCCGAGCAGCCGCCCGCTGGGGCGCTCCGCGAGCAGCTTGACCGTCATCGGCCGGGAACCGGGGTAGTAGCCGGCCCGGCTGGTCGACTCGGCGACCACCGAGACGAACTCGAAGCCGGCCGAGGCGGCGTCCCGCTCGCGCAGGCCGGTACGCCCCACCTCCAGGTCGCAGACCTTGGTCACGGCCGTGCCGATCACGCCCGGGAAGGTGGCGTACCCGCCGCCGATGTTGATCCCGGCCACCCGGCCCTGCTTGTTGGCGTGCGTGCCGAGCGGGATGTGCACCGGCAGCCCGCTGACCCGGTGCAGGGTCTCGACGCAGTCCCCGGCGGCCCAGACGCCCGGTACCCCGGGCACCCGCATCCGCCGGTCGGTGCGTACCCCGCCGGAGGGCCCGATCGGCAGGCCGGCGGCCTGCGCGACGGCGATGTTCGGGCGTACGCCGAGGCCCAGGACCACGACGTCGGCCGGCATCGGCCCCTCGGCGGTGACCACCGCGGTGACCCGGCCGTCCCGGGTCTCCAGGCCGGTCACCGTCAGTCCGGTACGGATGCCGATGCCGATGCCGCGCATCGCGTCGGATACCAGCTCGGCCATGTCGGCGTCCACGGTGGACATCGGTTGGTCGGCCTGCTCGACCAGGTCGACGGTGAGCCCCCGCTTGATCAGCGCCTCGGCCATCTCGACGCCGATGTAGCCGCCGCCCACCACCACCGCCCGGCGCGGCGTCGGCTCCCGGTCCAGCCAGTCGCGCAGCGCCGCCCCGTCGTCGAGCGTCTGCACGCCGAACACCCCGTCGGCGTCGGTGCGCGCCCAGTCGGGCGTCAGCGGGACGGCTCCGGTGGCGTACACCAGCTGGTCGAAACGCTCGCGGACCTCGCCGCCGCCGGCCAGGTTCCGGGCGACCACCTCGCGGCGCTCCAGGTCGATGCCGGTCACCTCGTGCCGCAGCCGGACGTCGATGTCGAACGACGTGCGGAAGGTCTCGGGATCCCGGGCGACGAGCTGGTCCCGGTCGGGCACCACCCCACCGATCCAGTAGGGGATGCCGCAGGACGAGTAGGACGTGAAGTGCCCCCGCTCGAAGGCGACGATCTCCAGGTCGTCCCGGTCCCGGCGACGCCGGGCCTGGGACGCGGCGGCCATCCCGGCCGCGTCCCCGCCGACGACGATCAGCCGTTCCGCCACGACGCCCATCCTGTCACGCCCGGCCCGTCCGCGGGCCGGTGCCGGTCAGCCACGGGTCTGCCGGGCCACGTCCTCCACCACGTCCACCAACCGACCGGTACGCGCGAAGACCGCCCGCTGCCGCGCCGCCCCGCTGCCGTGCCGGCGCAGCCCGCCCAGCAGCTCGGTCACCTGGTCGAGGTCGCCGTGCCGGGTCAGCTCCGGACGCAGCCGGTCGACCAGCCGGTCCAGCAGCTCCCACATGGGCCGCAGCTCGCCGTCGGTGACGTCCACGCCCTCGCCCTCCAGCCCGTCGTGGGCGGCCCGCCAGTGCGCGGCCACCAGCAGGTGGTGGTCGGTGCGGATCGGGGCGCGGCCGGCCGCGATGTCCGTCATCGCGGTCGCCACCAGGGCCCGCACCAGGGCGGCGACCAGCACCGTGTCGTCCACCGACGGGCAGACGTCACCGATCCGGATCTCCACCGTCGGGTACTTCGCCGACAGTCGGGCGTACCAGTAGAGCATCCCCTCGTCGAGCATCACGCCGGTCGCGATGAGCTGCCGGATCAGCCGCTCGTAGTGCTCGTGGGAGGTCAGGTAGGGGGTGGGCGCGACCGACGGCCAGCGTTCCCACTCCACCGAGCGCCAGCTCGCGTACCCGGTGTCCTCGCCCCGGGAGAACGGGGAGTTGGTGGTCATCGCGTGCAGGATCGGCAGCCAGGGCCGGACGTGGTTGAGCACCTGCACGCCCGTGTCGCCGTCCGGCACGCCGACGTGCACGTGCATGCCGTTGTTGCCGGGACCGGGCACGAGCAGCCGGAACCGTTCGATCATCCGGTCGAAGCGGGGCTTGTCGACCACCGGCGGGACCGGGCCGTCCACCGGGCCGGTGCCGATCGCGAGCAGCCGTACGCCGGCCCGCTCGGCGGCGGCGGAGAGCTCACCGCGCAGCACGCCCAGCGAGTGGCGGATCGAGGAGAGTTCCAGGCCGGGCGGGGTGCCGATCTCGATCTGGCTGGTCTGGAACTCGCGTTCGATCTGACCGCGCAGCTCCGCCGGCACCTGCTCCATGACCAGGTCCACCGCCGGCACGGCGGCACCGGTGTGCGGGTCGACCAGGAGGAACTCCTCCTCCACGCCGACGGTGAGCAGATCGGTGCCGCCGGGGGCGGCGTCCCGTTCCCGCTCCGCAACTGACCCGCTCATCACCATCACCGTCCGCTCGTGCCGGTCGCGGCACCGTGCCGCGTACGTCGATCCGCCCATTACCCACCGTGTCCATTTCGGGAAACGCCACCATCGGCGTGTCTTCCCCCGCGCGCCGCCTCGTCGGGTGCCAATGGGGGACCCCTGCTATACCGGATGCGTTGACAGGCTCTTCCTTCTGCCAAGGAGTGCGTACGGTGACCGACGAACGGCGGCCCGACCGGGACTGGCGACGCCAGGTGCCGCGTGCCTTCGCGACGCTGCTCTGGGTGATCGCGGTGGTCTGCGCGCTGGCGGCGCTGAGCAGCGCTGTCCGCACCGACATCCAGCCGGTCCGCACCGCGATCGACGCGCTGCTGCTGCCCGCCCCCGCGAACCTGGCGTACGCGGTCTTCATCGGCACCCTGGCCTCGGCGGTGCTGCGCCGCAAGCGGCTCGCCTACTGGGTGCTGGTCGTCTACTTCACCCTCAGCCTGGCCGTCGGCGTGCTGGCCGGCGTGCTGCTGCTGGTGGTCGGCGCCAACGACCTCACCGACGACGCCGGCCGCCGGCTGTTCAACTCCTTGGAGACCGTCGGGGTGTGGGTGGGCATCGCCTTCGCCGCCGCCGCGCTGGGTCTGCTGCTCGCCGCCCGGCGGGAGTTCTACGCCCGGGTCCGCAGCGGCAGCACCCGGCAGGCCCTGGGGGTCTTCTTCGGACTCGCGGCGGTCTCGGTCGGCCTGGGTTACCTGCTGCTCACCGCCGTGCCGGGCAGTCTGCACACCTGGCTGGACCGGCTCGGCTACGCGATCGAGAAGGTCTTCGGCGGCGCGATCACCCTGGACCTCACCCGGCAGGGGCAGGCCCCCGGCTGGGTCAACCTGCTGCTCGGCGCCTTCGGTGCGACCGCCTTCGTGGCCGGCCTGTTCACCCTGCTCCGCTCGCAGCGGGCCGCCGCCGTGCTGCACCCGCAGGAGGAGGAGCGGATCCGGGAGCTGCTGGCCCGGCACGGCGGCCGGGACTCGCTCGGCTACTTCGCCACCCGCCGCGACAAGGCGGCCATCTTCTCCGCCAGCGGCAAGTCGGCCGTCACCTACCGGGTGGTCAACGGGGTGAGCCTGGCCAGCGGCGACCCGGTCGGCGACCCCGAGGCGTGGGGCCCGGCGATCGAGGCGTGGCTCGACCAGGCCCGCGAGTACGCCTGGACTCCGGCGGTGATGGGCGCCAGCGAGGCGGGGGCGCGGGCGTACCACCGGCACGGGCTGAAGGTGCTGCACCTGGGCGACGAGGCGATCCTGCTGCCCCGGGAGTTCGACCTGAACGGCCCGGACATGCGCCCGGTCCGCCAGGCGGTGCACCGGGTGGAACGAGCCGGCTACACCGCCCGGGTACGCCGGCACGCGGAGATCCCGCCGGAGGAGCTGTCCGCGCTGGCCCGGCTCGCCACCGCCTGGCGGGACACCGAGCACGAGCGGGGCTTCTCGATGGCGCTCGGCCGGCTCGGCGACCCGGCCGACGGCGACTGCGTGCTGGTCGACGCCCGGGACGGCAGCGGCCGGGTGCGGGCGATCCTGTCGCTCAGCCCGTGGGGCGCGGACGGGCTCTCGCTGGACCTGATGCGCCGGGACCGCTCCGCCGACAACGGCGTCATGGAATTCATGGTCGCCGCGCTGCTCGGGGCCGCGCCCCGGCACGGCGTGGAACGGGTCTCGCTGAACTTCGCGGTGTTCCGGTCGGTCTTCGAGCAGGGCGCGCGGATCGGCGCCGGCCCGATCATCCGGCTCTGGCGGCACGCCCTGCTCTTCTTCTCCCGCTGGTGGCAGCTGGAGTCGCTCTATCTCTCCAACGCCAAGTACCAGCCGCACTGGACGCCCCGCTACCTCTGCTTCGCGGAGCGCCGGGAACTGGCCCGGGTCGGTCTCGCGGCAGCCGTCGCCGAGGGCTTCCTGGCGCTGCCGGGCGGCCGGCCCACCCCGTTGCAGGGGGTGCCGCCGGCCGGCGGGGGCGTCGGCTTCGTGCCGCCGGCCGCCGCGACGGTCCGGGCCGTGCCGCCCGAGCCGACCGCGGTGCAGCGGCCGGAACAGATCCGGGTACGCCAGGCGAAGCTGGACCGGCTGCGCGCCGAGGGGGTCGACCCGTACCCGGTGGGTTTCCCGCGCACGGTCAGCTGCGCCGAGGTGCGCCGCCGGCACGCCGGACTGGCGCCGGACACGGCTTCCGGGGAGACCGTCTCGGTGGCCGGGCGGGTGCTGCTGGTCCGCGACCACGGCGGGATCTGCTTCGCCACCGTCCGGGACGGCAGCGGCGACCTGCAACTGGTGCTGGATCACGACCTGGACCGGTGGCGGGCGACGATCGACATCGGCGACCACGTCGGCGCCACCGGCGAGGTGTACGCGACCCGCCGGGGCGAGGTGTCGGTGCGGGTCGCCGACTGGCAGTTGACCGCCAAGTGCCTGCGCCCGCTGCCGGACAAGCACCACGGGCTGGCCGACCCGGAGGCCCGGGTCCGCCAGCGCTACCTGGACCTGGCGATCAACCCGGAGGCGCGGGAGCTGCTGCGGGCCCGGGGGGCGGCGCTGGGCAGCCTGCGCCGGACCCTGGCCGACCGGGACTTCCTGGAGGTGGAGACGCCGATCCTGCAACGGGTGCACGGCGGGGCGAACGCCCGCCCCTTCGCCACCCACAGCAACGCGTACGACGTGCGGCTGAGCCTGCGGATCGCGCCGGAGCTCTATCTCAAGCGGCTCGCGGTGGGCGGGGTGGAGCGGGTGTACGAGCTGGGTCGGGCGTTCCGCAACGAGGGGGTCGACTTCAGCCACAACCCGGAGTTCACCGTGCTGGAGGCCTACCAGGCGTACGCCGACTACCACGTCATGCGCGAGCTGGCCCGGGACCTGATCGTGGCGGCGGCGGTGGCGGTGCACGGGTCGCCGGTGGCGCGCCGCCCCGGCACCGGGGAGCTGGTGGACATCGGCGGCCAGTGGCCGGTGCGGACGGTGAACGAGGCGGTCTCCGCGGCGCTGGGCGAGGAGGTCACCGCCGACACCGAGGTGGCGACCCTGCGCAAGCTCTGCGACGCCGCGCAGGTGCCGTACGACCCGCGCTGGGAGCGCGGTGCGGTGCTGCTGGAGCTCTATGAGCGGCTGGTCGAGGCGCGGACCGAGGTGCCCACGTTCTATCTGGACTTCCCGACCGACGTGTCGCCGCTGACGCGGCAGCACCGGGACGATCCCCGGCTGGCGGAGCGGTGGGACCTGGTGGCGTTCGGGATGGAGCTGGGCACCGCGTACTCGGAGCTGGTGGACCCGACCGAGCAGCGCCGCCGGCTCACCGAGCAGTCCCTGAAGGCGGCGGGCGGTGACGTCGAGGCGATGGAGCTGGACGAGGACTTCCTCACCGCACTGGAGTACGCGATGCCGCCCACGGGGGGCCTCGGGCTGGGCGTGGACCGGCTGGTGATGCTGCTGACCGGCCGGTCCATCCGGGAGACGCTGCCGTTCCCGATGGTCCGCGAGTCGTCGTGACCCGGGTCGGGCCGGCTCGCGTGCTGCCGGTGGTGACCCTCGGGCTGACCGCGCTCCTCTACTCGTCGTGGCTGCTCGGGCCGCTGCTCAACCCGGCCATCGGCCTCGTCGACGGGTACGCCAGCGAGCTGGCCGCCCGCGACCAGCCGTACCACCTGGTCTTCGGCCTGGGTGACCTGGTGGCCGGGACGGTGGCCTCGGCGGTCGGTCTGGTGCTGGCCCGGCGCGACCGGCGGTGGTGGCGGCGGGCCTGGTGGGGGCTGCTCGTCTTCGGCGTGGCGACCGCCATGGACGGGACGGTGAGCGCGATGGACTGCGCCCCCTCGGCGGAGGCGCGCTGCGCCCGGCTGGAGGAGCTGGGCGAGCTCTCCTGGCGGCACGAGTGGCACTCGCTCAGCTCGTCGGTGGCGATCGCCGGTGGGCTGCTGTCGCTGCTCGCCCTGCTGGTGGCCCTGCGCGGGGCCGGCGCGTCGTTCCGGTGGGGGCTGCTGGTGGCGGCGGTGCTGGCGGTCGGCACGGCGGGCACCCTGGTCGAGGTGTGGCACCCGGGCGCGGCGCTCGGCGCCTGGCAGCGGGTGCAGCTCGTCGGCCTGGCCGGGTGGCTGCTCCTCGCGGGCGTCGCCGCGTCCCGGGAGCGGCCGGTTGCGGACGGCCCGTCCCGGGGGTCGGGGAACCGGTGACGGTGGACCGGCCGGTCGTGGTGCTCTGCGCCGGGATGGCCGAGGGCGCCGACACCTGGGACGCCCTGGTGCCGCTGCTGGCCGACACCCACCGGGTGGTCCGCTTCGACCGTCCCGGCCTGGGCGGGTCCGGCCCGGTGGGTCCGCCACCGACGCTGGCCGGCGAGGTGGCGCGGCTCGCCGCGTTGGTCGGGCGGGAGGTGGGGCGGCCGGTGCTGGTGGCGCACTCGGCGGCGGCCCTCCCGGCGGAGGCGTACGCCCGGACGCATCCGGACCGGTTGGCCGGGTTGGTGCTGGTCGACCCGAGCGTGGTGCCGGCGACGCCTGCGGCGGGGCGGTGCCGGGCGCGGCTGGCCCGACGGGTCGCCGCCCACCCGGCGGTGCCCGGCCGGGTCCTCGACCGCACCGGCCTCGCCCGGCTCGGCCCACCGGTCTGGCGGTGGGTACGCCGTCGTCGCGCCACCGACCCGCCGACGTCGGCGCTACGGGCGGCGGGGGAGCGTCGCTACGGGTCGGCGGCGGTGCTGCTGACGGTGCTGGTCGAGTGGTTGGCGTACCCGGCGATGGCCGCCGCCCTGGCGCGGCTGCGGCGGCGGAGCGCACCGCCGGTGGTGCCGGTGGTGGTGCTGACCGCCCTGGCCGACGTGCCCGGTCGGCGGGCGCGGGCCGCCTGGCGGGCCGGGCACGCGGCGCTGGCCCGGTCGTTCCCCGCCGGCCGGCAGGAGCTGCTGCCGGACGCCCGCCACCTGGTGCAGTGGGACGACCCGGAAGCGGTGCGCGCCGCGATCGTGGCCGTCGGGCGTGACACCGGGTCCTAGGCTGGTCGCGTGCCGGGGTTGCTGATGGCGGTGACGGGGCCGTGGGCGTACGCCCTCGCCCAGCTCACCGTGCTGGCCGACCGCCCGGTCGAGGTGCTCGCGGGCGCGGCGGTCGCTGCCGCGCTGCTGCTGGCGACGCTGCTCG
This genomic interval from Micromonospora sp. CCTCC AA 2012012 contains the following:
- the rocD gene encoding ornithine--oxo-acid transaminase, with the protein product MLRTPGAVRDAERHTAHNYHPLPVVISSAEGAWLTDVDGRRYLDCLAGYSALNFGHRHPKLIEAAHAQLDKLTLTSRAFIHDQFADFCKELAELCGKDLVLPMNTGAEAVETGIKVARKWGYQVKGVAPGQANIVVMEGNFHGRTTTIVSFSTDEDARADFGPYTPGFTVVPYGDLDALTAAIDENTVAVLLEPIQGEQGVVLPPEGYLPAVRRVCTENNVLFIADEIQSGLGRTGHTFACEHEGVVPDMYLLGKALGGGIVPVSAVAANADVLGVLKPGQHGSTFGGNPLACAVATEVVRLLATGEFQRRSAELGERLRAGLEGLLGKGLVAVRVRGLWAGVDLDPALMTGRQACERLMERGVLAKDTHGSTIRLAPPLVITEEEIDHAVAQLAAVLAG
- the ddaH gene encoding dimethylargininase; its protein translation is MDATRQRFLMCRPTYFAVDYAINPWMDPTAPVDADLAIRQWEQLRQTYLDLGHEVELVDPVAGLPDMVFAANGGTVIDGKAMAVQFRDPQRADEAPAFRAWFEAAGFEMYDPKHINEGEGDVLLVGDHLLAGTGFRTAHASHAQLQEVFGYPVITMQLVDPRFYHLDTALTVLDERTVAYLPEAFSPGSRAVLRRLFPDAIHATMADAEVLGLNAVSDGKHVVLPAQATDLAAKLRDRGYETIGIDLSELRKAGGGPKCCTLRLRQGKASK
- a CDS encoding DUF4190 domain-containing protein, with product MKILSRRNGPARDSDVNGDGRVDGRDHVPATDRVDDPGRPAVAERDDDGTTYRSSTTPADGGRVSEAERRAADRAATARAATGRPMAPDTVRRTDPEPTLERTVDLDGHRTDRDATLEQPVQRDLDRPVAPAVVGPKPRASLLATLGLIVSVVGALFVLTGTLAGYGVGLGAVGAVLAVLGLIATRRRHVAGKLDALIGIVVGLAAVVLGIVALTGQFDWPTTDGDWVGRLREWLDSQFAGLF
- a CDS encoding Fpg/Nei family DNA glycosylase produces the protein MPEGHTIHRLAARHAELFVGDKVHAASPQGRFAEGAARLTGTVLDGTEAYGKHLLHHYAGELTLHVHLGLYGRFTDGPGEPPPPVGQVRLRLTSDRHWLDLRGPTACELLTPPEVAALRDRLGPDPLRADADPDRAYARISRSPTPLAALLLDQSVVAGTGLIFVTEALFRAGLPPLLPGRELTPAGWRELWADLVALMTLAVERGRIDTVRDAHLPEATGRPARVDRHGGEVYVYRRPGAPCHVCGTEVSRGELAGRNLYWCPTCQRG
- a CDS encoding aminoglycoside phosphotransferase family protein encodes the protein MATELEIPDGLRWVERVPAGRDWLAVLPERLAACVDRWGLRVGRPYPYAFASLAMPAELPDGTPAVLKLQFPDDDSMHEATALAHWAGRGAIRLLDHAPERRALLVERCVPGTPLHRVPADEALDAVVELLPRLGVPAGPPFTSLAEEAAGWAERMPVNWERVGRPYERRLLDAALGLLADLVPSQGEQVLVNQDLHAGNVLRATREPWLVIDPKPLVGEREFAPVPMVRGAELGHSPAAVRHRLDRLCAELGLDRERVRGWTVAQTLAWSIGGDDVFPRQVEVVRWLLDD
- a CDS encoding WGR domain-containing protein → MSQETTYLELSEVDGAHKFYEVVVDNTAMTVRYGRIGDQGQVKTASYPDNTRARAAAAKKIGEKIRKGYAPATPGVRQKRTVSRRQIVSTRSTARTAPVLWRYASGAPAFGIFVDGQSCMVGNEHGVITTLGHDARVLNQVRLPDGVKCIVADDAWIYAGCDDGNVYDLSGKVPRAAYAIAPEIDIYWLDIHDGVLGVSDADGGIAAIDHEDEFLWRRAGRGRSAWMVRCDTDALYHGHSQGVTGYDWRTGRELWHTPTGSVLFGWQERTAVFAGTGTREVVRLRKDGRAERTYRCDAPVFSCATAEEGRYVFAGDSQSSIYCFDQAGTRLWKLGTGCGSAYSMQYHDERLYVVTTSGHLACIDASEPAIRAAEAGSVPEVVDVKAPVRLPEPAAWSTVEVTTDDSDGVVVQCVDDGGRLRIHVLSSGYHRDWSVQFPKGIREPGARYLVTEVRESGRGGFYRAYGDIRRLR